In Macaca mulatta isolate MMU2019108-1 chromosome 16, T2T-MMU8v2.0, whole genome shotgun sequence, the sequence TGGCTCTGGCTCTCGCCTGGGGTCCTGCTTGTGCCCTCTCCCTGAATGCTCTGGTGTCAGGGACACCCAATTCCCTTGTCACCCTGGCTCAAGGCTGGTTATCCTGGCAACCTTGGAGGAGCGTGCAGCAGTGAGGGGCCTCTGCTGCTCTCTGAGGCTGTGGGTGCTTGCATGGAGGGGCAGGGTCTCCCACAAATGGGTCTGGCTCATCTAGTGCCCTAGAGGGTCCTGTGAGGGGGAGACAGAGACACTGCGGAAAGTGGGAGGGGGCTTGTTGGAGGGTCATGCCCACATCGCCCTCCTGCGGGCACAACACATCCAGTACACATGCACTGAGCGCCTGCCCTGAGGACCGGCGGGCCTCCTGTGCTTTCTTAgagtccaggaggaagaggaggaggaaaaggtgaagaggaaggccCAGGTAGTAGGGCTGTGGGTCTCAGGCACTCCCCCACTATTGACTGTCCCAGAGGGTGACATGGGAGGGGACATGGCACTGGAGCCCACCTCGGGGTGGCAGGTCCCCTTGCTTCCTTGTTAGTTTCTTCGTAGAGGCCCTAAGATGCTTGAGCACAGAGTCATCATCCAACTCCCAGGTATGGAAGAACTGGTTCCGAAACCGTGCCCACAGGCCAGACCTGGATGTCTTCATGAGGCGCTCTAGGGACAGGATGGACATCAGGCCAGGAGAGTTCCCTGGGAGGGGGCACAGCTGATACCCCATGGCCACTTCAGTCTCCCACTGGGCGGTGCCAGAACCTTCTGTGGCCACCCCAGGGGTCCAGATGTGCACAGGAGACTGTGGCTGGGGGACGACCTGGGCAGGGAAGTGCTCAGGACACTCCTGACTTTCATCTGGGCCATGTCGGGGACGGGCTCGTtgtcactgtgccctgcccagcccacctGGTCAGACCTCCCTCTGGGCCAGAACAGAGGATCATGAGGACAGTGTGAGGAAGCTGCCCTCGGGTAAGTCAGCGTCTGACCCCAGGGCTCCCCAGGTCCCACCGGGCACACGGAGACTTACTCCTCTGAACTTTAAAGACAATGCTTGTCATCGGCATCAACACCTGTTCTCCTTCCAGCAAATACACGTCCCACAGGCGCAGGGTGAGCCCAAGAGAGATCTGTGGGGATAGCAGGTGTGGGAGACTGTAGCCCTtccaggctggggctggtggcTCGAGCTgagcccactggggcttcagtcCCCAGAGTCAGTGATCTTCTCCATGAGGGTTTCCTGAGCCCTCCAGAGCGCTGGGTCAGACAAGGTCTTGCAGCTCCTCATGGGGGGCACTAATTGGAGTGGGGGTGTGGCTCCTGGAGAGAGGGGCTTGCCCAGGGCTTGAGGCTTCCCTGATCCCTTCCAAGTTGGGTCCTGGCCCAGTCTGCCTGTAAGGCAGGGCCTGAGTCCCAGTTATTGCCCTGGGATGACCCCTCTTGGGCAGAGGGTTTTGTTTGGGTGTCCTGTGGGGACCCCCCTGTGGGCGGAGCCTCCTGTGGGCTGTGGGTGAACCAGACCCCCGGGCTGGGGAAGCAGGGCACTGCAGGGCAAGGAGGGTCCCTGAGCCAGGGTCTCCCTGTGCCTTCTTACCCCGTCATTCAACATCTGGAGAAGCCAGCCTAACGAGGAACCCTGAGCGCAAAGGTCTTCCTTGTCCTGATGGGAGGAACAGAGGTGCTCAGGGCCCCCTGGGCTGCCCTAAAAACCTCCCTCTTCCAGGGCCTCTGAAGACCCTTCCCCTAGTGCAGAACACTGGGCGGTGTCCAGGGCTCCCCACAACACCGTCCCCTTCCCACACTCCCGGTGGACACACTGCCCTTTGCCCTGCTCTGCGGGAGCTGGGCCCCCATCCTTGTGCCTCTGTCTTATAGACCAACTCCCAGCCCATGGAGAACCCGACATCCCAGGTCAGCCAGTGGCTGGGACTCAGCCAGTCACCAGCCCCACGGGAATCAGGGCCTCTGGAGAAGAGCCCAAGCTTGCTCACCAGACGCCATAAACTCACCAGACTCCACATGGTCTTGGGTTGTGCCGTGGGGACCAAGTGCTCCTGATGGTCTTGGAGGCCCTGGACTGTCCCGCCATTTGGACTGTGGAATCCTGAGAAGCCCCCAGCCCGTCAAGAAATCAGAGCCTTTCCCCAAGATGTGGAGTCATCAGCTGGAAGAGCTGGGCAGCTGGAGAGGCCCCCAAACCGCAAGGCCTTTCACCCTCCCTTCCGGTGACCCCACCATGCAGCCTTTGACCTGGGGAGGTGGGTCAGGAACATCCCCTGGAGTCTGGCTGCAGGTTTCCCTGgaggcctcctggaccagggtGCAAAAAGGGCAAGCCTGACTTAAGGCCACCACATGGCGGCCAGAACAGGGCGGGTGCTGGGCTTCCTGGTCGTCTTCTGGAAGTGGGGTCAGGCCAGGGGACACGGGATGGGGAGATGCTGCCCCCTGGGCTTGGTCGGCCCATTCGTTGGCACCAAGGGCAGCAGGACCCCGGGCAGCTGGAGGGCAGGGGGACTCTCAGGGATTGGAGAGTCAGCTACACAATCAGATCCGGAGGGCGTGGCAGCAGGACACAGAGGGTGGCCACGGGGAGGATGAGATGCCCTCCGCTGATGGGGATGAAAGGCGTCTGACTTGGGCTTTGGGGGTCAGCTGCAGACTCCTGTGGGACCCTCAGCAGAGACATCCTAAAGACTCCCAAGGACCTGGCTACACAAGGAAGGTGCTTTGGCTGAAAGCCGAGATCACCTGGCCAGGGTGGCCATCCCTGGGTCTGGCTGCATGAGGTCCCATGGGCAGCTCTCCACCTACCTTGCAGGGAGTGCCTCTCACTGGCCAGCAGCTGCACCAGTGCCCAGAATGCATCCTCCTCAGGCAGATACAGGAGAAACAAGGCCGCGATGTGGCTCAGGTCCCTGCAGTAGCCCGCCTCCTGCAAGAGCCAGAGTCACCGTGAAAGGACATCACCTGGGAGGACTGAGGTCTCTTGGGAGGACTCATGTCATTGGAGAGGGGAGAGGTGACTGGGGAGGCTTCCTCTGAAGAAGAGGCTTCCTCAGGGTGCAAATTCATTTCATGACAAGAGCCAAGTCCATCAGGCACTTCAGCACTTTGTCCAAAATGTCTCCTGATGGCACCGTCCTGCGTGTGACCCTGCCAAGCTCCTGGGCTTGGGTGAAGCCCCAGGAGGAGGGCGTCATTTCTGGTTCTGAGAAGTGGTGTTCAGATCCAGGTGACACCAGGAGTCCATGACCCGACTCCTTTGTGTCTCAGCTTGACCCCTTGAGACCACCCCCTTGCTTGGAGGTTTATGCCAGCAGTGATCTGGAGTTCTACCTCCTATATCCTGGTGGCTCACAAATACTAACTTTAAAAGAAGCGACGGCACCCCACCAGACACCCACTCCTGTGAACAGGGAAATACTGCCCGGAAACGTCACTGCCGGGAATACTCACCGGGTTATACTCCGAATATGCCAGGAGGATGTAGAATAGTTCCCGCTGCCtaggaaacagagaaaagaggcttttgtttgttttgtgcagaTGCCGTTAGCTTCACTTTGTCTACAAAGCCTAACAACAAACCCCATTTCAGGTTCAGATGATTCACCAGATAAGCAGTGAGCTCTTCAGGGACTTGGACTTTGAGGAAATGTTTCAGTAAAATCCACATCTGTGACATGCGGATAGCCCAGTTGTACAGTGACTTGCCTGATCCTTTTCActctgaatgatttttttttttttcagtttgcacACACGCCAGCTCAGTCTTTGGATGTACAGTTCCTCCACGGTTCTAAACCAATGGGCAGAGTCTCCTGGCCACTGCTCCAGCCCTTCCTGAAACGACTCCTTCATCTTCCAAGTCTCCAGGGTGGCCCCTATGCACCCAGCCTCTCCCTGATCCCTCAGCCCCTGGCCACCCAGACTGCTTCTCAGTCCCTATGGTTTGGCCTTTTCCAGAATGGCCCAGGAATGGGAATCCTACGTGGTAGCTTattgggtctggcttctttccctcagcAAAATGCATCTAGGATCCACCCACGTTCGTGTGGGCATCACTGGCTCGTTCCCTTTTCTCACTGGGTCTTCCGTTTGAAGGGAGGACCAGCCTTGCTCTCCCCATTCCCACGTTGAAGACTGTCCCCGAAGGCTCCTTGTGTGAGTGACGAGGAATCAAGCAGTGGACGTGGCATGCAGGTTTCATGTGGATATCAGTTTTCAAATCAGTGGGTTCAATATTTGTGATACTTTGGGGACACGTGGTTCAAGTACATTGAGCTTTGTGAGTCACTGCCAAACTGGctgccaaagtggctgtgccatgtCATGTTCCCAGCAGACCAGGATGACAGTTTCCAGGACCCCTAATTGACCCAGCATTTGGTGCTGTCAGTGTTGCCTGGAGAGGCTCATGGGCCCTCCATCCTGCCACCCTCCCATGGGTCCTACCATGGGTCCCTGTGGGTCCGGGAGAGCACCTTTCACCATTGTGCATGATTTTGTTTGCTGACTTCTGTCTCCTCAGGATCCTCCTCACTTCTGGCCCCACATGTTCCAGTCTGGCCCAGGACTTGGCACCAGGTGCTCAGTTCATGGTGCCGGCTGCTCCCTGGGTCAGGGGAGGTCTTGGCAGCTCTGTCATCGCTCCTAGGTGACCCTGGCCTCTTCTCCGGGGAAACCCCCATCCCTTTCATTCACTCCATTTCCGCTGAGACCCTGTGGCTCCCATAGGCTTACTTGGCTCCGTATCGATCCCTGAAGAAGATGTGAGTCCTTAGTGTCTTGCTTATGTCCACGTTGATCTGGTGGATGTGTTCAGATGACCTCTTGCCCTTCTCCTTCATGACCTGTAGGGCAGGGCCAAAAGGAGGAAGCAGCCTCAGAACAGATGGAAGACTCCCTGCCCCAAATGGCAGTCCGCCCACAGTCAGCACTCCAGGAAGGGAGGAAAGCAGGAAGGTTTCCTTCTGCACAAAGCTGCTTTTTGGCTTGTTACTAAAGCCGGGGAGGGTCACCAGAGCTGAGTTTGTCTGTGGTGACTATGTCACCGTCCGTGCCCAGGATGTGCATCTAAccatcccacccaccccccaGGCTGGGCTTGATGCTCCCTCCAGCTGGAGACCTGGGCCCCTGACACGGCCTGTCCTGTTTGTTGTGCTCTGCCTGAGCGTACCTTGTATGTTCTGGGGTTTTTCGACTTGACTTCCTGTATGTTCAGCAGGACTGACCACACTTGGCCCCGGATGTTCATGGGAATGCCCTTATATACTCGATCTATCAGCTGTGGGCAGAAAACAATCTGGTGTCACAGGCCACGGGGCGACCCCAGTGAGGACCACAGCCCGAGGATTCTGGAAATGGTTGGTTTTGGCCCCATGATCCCTCGTTAGAGGTGACATTAAGCTGGGACACAGTCTCCCTTCCCAGGATTGAAAGAGCGGATGGACGCTCAGAGTCGGGACTCTGATCTGAACATTTGCCTTCCTTTGGGTCACCAGGGCATCCCTAGCTTTGAGCTCCAGGTGGTCCCAGCCCTAGATTCAGATTCCCTCCCAGCAAGGTGACGCTTGCACGAATAGGCAGGCAAACCACCGACCAGGCCTGCAGTCCTCTGGGTGAGGACAGTGTGCCACCCGCCCTCTGAGAGGCTGACGGTGCCAGGCCACAGCCATGGGTTCCTGTCCCCTGTCTCTGCAGAGAGTGGTTCCCggggcctctccctccacacattACCTTTTTACTGTTCTTATATGTCTCCCATTGTCCCAGCATTTCCATCCACTTGCTCTTTCGTGTTATCTCCCGCCGCATTTGCTGTCAAATGAGGAATGTTGGCGTTAGGGGAGCTGCCAGGCTTCCCAGAACCACCCGTGGATGCTGGGTCTTGGGCTCTGGAGCCCTGGTGGACCCAGCTGGAGGGAGCCAGGGAAGGGCAGACCCTAAAGGCTGAGAGCCTTTGAGCAAATGAACACCAGTGGGCTGGCTTTGGGACCCCGGGACGTGCCATCCTCAGGCCACAGACACAGCAGTCTTAGGTCAGGTCCCAGCCTCTAGGTGGGGTCCTGACACAGGCGGGCAGCCATCCTCAAGCCACAACTATGGTTCTCACTTTGGAATCTTATCAAGCTGCCAAAGTTACAGCAACCTGGGGTCCAGCAGGGAGTGCTGCCCCTGCCAGTGATAGCGTGTTGCCCTCACCCGCCACCGCCCAGGCcagctgccacctctgcctcaccGACCACCTGCCCAGTCCCCACGTCCCTGCTTCAGCCCCCTCCCCATGCATCAGGCTCTTACCTTTGCCTCCCGAgcagtggcaggaggcagctctGTCTCACTGTAAGGCAACCCAGGAAGAACTGAGGACCTGCACAGGGCCTGGAGCTGCCCTAGACTGGGAGCAAACCCCCAGAAAGGACAGGCTCTGTCCTTATCTAGCTCAGGGCTCAGTCCAGGAAAagacacagggaagggaggacAAGGGCTTTCCTGTGGGGCTGACTCCCAGGAGGGGCAGGACCTGGGAGAAGAAGGAGTGTGGGGCCAGCCTGGGCGGGGTTACTGGGGCCCCAGGCATGGGGGCGGTCAGGCTGCACAATGGGGCTGCCTGTCCTGGACTCGAGGTGGTGCTTTCTGCTGGAGCTGAGAAAGGTCAGGCCTGAGATGGGATGGGGGCCACCCAGGGTGGGCGACAGGGCCCTCACAGGAGTCCCTCAGGGAGTGACTGCATCACCCCACCGGGGTCAAGGGAGCCTGCCCTGAGAGCTGCCCGGTGTACTCCTGGTGCACCAGGGGCCCATCCCACTTGACAGCCCCAAGGCCCTTGCAGGTTCTGACTCCCAGCACCTGCCTCTTGCTGCACCTGACCCATACACCCTGCGTTTCAGAAGTGGCACCGCTCATCAGCTCCCTCCCACCCTACCTTCCCCAGGATCCTCTGTCTCTCCATCCTATGAACCCTAAGGGATGGACTCCTGGCTGGACTCCTGTTACATGGCCCTAGCTCCTTTCCCAGCACCAGACCCAGGGTCTTTAGCCACAACCCCTGCTGCCTCCCTGGCCTCACAGTGAGATGCCCATAACGGGGCCCTGCCCGTCTTCTCCCCCATTCTCCTAGGGCCACCGCTCCCATTGTTCCCATGCCGTTCCCCCTTTCCCATGGGGACAGTGAGGGCAGTAGCTCTAGGGAAATGAGGGAGGACAGGGGCAGGCGGGCCCTCAGAGACCAGCTGGACAACAGCCTTGAGGCTGGGCCAGGCGTCCCCTCACCTTGTAGCCACAACACTTGGATCTCACTGGGATTGTTTCCCAGTAGACATGGCCAGACCCTCAGGCTGCCCCGCTCCTCTTGTGCTGACTTGGGGACAGAACTTCTGAGAGTCCAGGGGCCTGACCTAGACCAGTCTCCATTCCCACCCGCTCCCTAGATGGGCCCCGCAACTCTGGCCTAACAGCAACCTCGGGTAGACCTGCAGGGGAGCCAGGGAGGAGTTCTGACCCTGGAAAGGAGGTTGGCCTGACCCGGCGAGACATTCCTGCCTCGGAAAGGCCTTTCTAAAAGGAAACCCATCCCTGAGCTGAGACAGGTGCTTCAGGGGTGAGGGGAGCACAGAGGACTCACTGCACAATCCCAAAGCGATCAATGTTGTTGTAGATTCCAACAGGCTCAGGCCCCATGTCCTCTGGCAGCCCAGCTCGGTGTCCCTGCAACCCAGAGGGAGGCTTGGTGAGGGTTCCAAGGTAAAGGGTGCAAGGGCCTGGGGGTAGTGGCCACCCGTGCCCACCCTGTGCTCCTAGGGAGCCCAGGACCCTTTGACCAGGGCGCACTGGAAGAGGCCTCCCTCCAAGGAGCAGACCGACCTGTACCTTCTCATAGTTCATGATGATATTCTCTCGCTCCTGTGCCCGCAAACTATCTGCATCCTCTATGATTACCATCCTGTGAGACAAAATCATCTAAAAGTTACCTTGTACTTGAGAGCTTCGGAGAACACCTGAACCATTCCCGCCAGGCTCCCAGATGCTGGCTGGCTGCGTAACCCCCATTCCACCACCGCCCCCGGGTAAAAAGGCACCAGACCTAGTGTCCCACACCTGCATGAGTCTCTGGAGTCTCCAGTCCCAAGCAGGGGTGGGCATCATCCCAAGGACTTGAGGACAGTGGGACCTGGACAGAGAATCCCGTCGTCCCCAATTGCCATGAAATGGGGACACACCTGCCCCAGCAGGTTGAATGGTGTCCACCTGCCAAGGGTGAAGGGCCCATGGTGGGCTATTCCAGGGATGTGGAGGGAGACTGAGGTCAGTGACCAGAGGTCTCTGTACAATCGGCCTCCTGGGATGCTCAGGACCACAGAGATGTCCAGTTTTCTACAGGGAACAAGATCTCTCCTGACTGCTCTGTTCTTCTCCGCTCATCACTTTGGCTCCCGTGGCCCTTCAGTCTGAACAGAGAAGCCACTTTAGGAATAATGCCAGTTGAGCAGGAGGGTGTTCGGTTTGGGGGATGAAAATGATCTATTGTGCTAGGGGAAACCCTCACTCGGGAAGGGACTGTGGACTCCAACATTCTGAGCTGTCCCTACAGGAGGGGCTTCATTTTCTCAGGTCACTGAGGAAGGACAGTGGGTCCTTGGTCCCGGAGAACACCTGGATGGACCGTCCCTCCTGGGAACACTTGGGGCAAAAGGAGGGCGAGGCCTCGAGAGGACCAGACAGAGCAAGAAATACTTGGAGAGAACCCCAGTGCCTGGACCCCTTTGAACAGAAGGGAAGAAGGTCTCCCCCCAGCCAGCCCTCCAGGGCTCCTTCATTTTCCACAACTACCCAAAGGCAGAAGGTTCCCCAGGATAAGGGACCATGTGTGTTCAGTGAGGCCCACAGCCACCATCAGGACCCAGTTTAGGGCACAGAGGTGTTCTGAGGACCCTCCTATCCCCCCCACCCACAATGGATCTATCCCAGTTGCTCTGCCAGGGCCAGGCTCTGCCCCATCAGGATGGGAAACCTGGGAAGACTTGGGATCTAGGGCAGGGAGGTCACAGGGTTCAGGCCTGAATTCCAGCACAGCGCACGGCAGGGCTGAGAGCAAACCCCACGGTCCTGTCTGGATTCCCAGGTCGGTAACCACCTCTCTGACCCCAGATGTCTCACCTGTCGAATGGGTACACTAGGGAATGGCACTCACTCTATGAAGCCACCATGAGGACGAAAGAGCCAATTGTCTACACTGGCAGTGTAGAACGGGCGACCGGTGAGTGCTCAGGGATGACCCTCCTCGGTAGCTGCCCAGAGGCCAACACCACCCACAGCATAGCCACTGTCCCCAAGTCAGCCTGGAGGGAAGAGAGCAGGTCACACTCACCTGATTCTGATGAATCAGCTGGCCTGGGTTATGCCTCTCAGGTAGAAAACCTTCGAGTCCACAAAACTGTTCCCAGATACCACTGTGCGTGTGTAGCTGATACCACTGTGCACGTGTAACTGCCGTAGAACACAGAGGCAGGCCTGAGAGCGGATTGGTGGTAAGCACCAGTGACATTCTGATGTCATGGCACGCATCACAGTGGGGCCTTGCCCGGGTCAGCAGGGCCCAGAGTCAGGGTCCTCCGCTGCCTGAGGCGGCCACATGCCTGCCTGcaatgtgtttgtgtgcatgcgtgcacacCTGTACATGGGTAAACACatctgtgcacgtgtgtgtgcctTCTCTGGCCAGGCCTGGCTGCCCCACTCATGTGTGCACCCAGTTCCTCATCACTGTCACCCCCGAGGTTCAGAACCAGTATCAGAGCATCCACGGGTGTTCACTAACCTCAGCCCTCCTCGCCCAGGGTGGTCTGGGATACACATAAGGGTGGAGGGAAGTGACCACTACTGTTGAATCTCAGAATACAAATGCTAATACTATTACTTAATGGTTTTTTCGTGTCTCTAATGGtatctttctttaaatttctgatattttaactgGGTATTTCTCTCCATGACCCTTGAATGTTCTAGCTAAAGGATCCTGTGGGGaaagtgccaggcacacagtagggcCTCACTCTATTCCAGACACGTTATCTAAAATCTGGTTCATCTGTCCTTCCTGCCAGGGCCTAGGGGATGCCAAATTCCAGGGTCCAGAAAGAGTTTGGGATAAAATGAAGCTTCAAGGGGTGGACTTTGACCGGGGCTGAGTCTGCCTGTGCCATTCAAACGAAGTCTCAAGTCCGGAGATAGGGCGTCCAGATGCCCCAATGCAGGGACCTCTGATCAACACCTGCTCCCCTGTACTCATTAGCAACCTCACCCACCCTACTCTCAAAGCACACTTGGCCGTCATATCTGGGagctctgcatctgtggattcagcaacagcagatggaaaatattcagaaaataaattggaTGCTTATGTCTCTACTGAACATGTGCAGACTTTGTTCTTGTCATCATTCCCTAAAGAATACAGTATCCCAACCATTTATGTAGCATCTACATTGTATTACGTATAATAAATAACCTAGTAATGCTCTAATGTCTATTGGAGGATGTGCATAGCTTTTATGTAAATACTAGGCCAtgttatatcagggacttgagcatccatggattttggcatCCCCGGTACCCTAGAACTAATcctccatggataccaagggacaattGTATAAACTCGCTCAGGAAGGCTGCTCATTGGAGGAAGGGCCCAGTTCAGTACAGACAGGGAAATCATCCCTGGACtactgtccatccatccatccatccattcatccattggcaCCACCCTCTAGTGCTGTCCGAGTGACAGCCCTAGCAAGTGGAGACATTTAAAAAGACCGGCTCACGTTGTCCAGGTTTGAGGTCTTGGAAGAAGTTGTACCAGTGTGAGAATAAGGGGTCAGTTTCCTCCAGGATCCAAAGAGCATATCAGGGCCCCTTGGGGTGAGGAAAGGAGTGCGGCCTCTCCAGCAGCCACATGGGCTGCAGTAGGATGGGGTTGGGGCTGGCCCTGTTTATCACTTGGCCCTCATCAGGGGAACAGAAAGACCAGGGGGCAGAGGAGGAACATGAGGCAGCTGGTTGCCTAAGCAGAAGGCACCTCAGGGAAGgggttttagtttgttttcacactgctgtaaagaaatacttgaggccgggcgtggtggttcacacctgtaatctcagtactttgggaggccgaggcgggtggatcacctgaggtcaggagttcaagaccagcctggccaacatggtgaaaccctgtctaactaaaaatagaaaaaaagttagctgggcatggtggcgggcgcctgtaatcccacctacttcgggaggctgaggcaggagaatcccttgaacctgggaggcagaggttgcagtgagcctagatggtgccattgcactccagcctcggtgacaagattgaaactctgtttaaaaaaaaaaaaaaaaaagaaatacttgagactgagtggtttatgaaggaaagaggtttacttgactcacagt encodes:
- the LOC100429132 gene encoding LOW QUALITY PROTEIN: TBC1 domain family member 3G-like (The sequence of the model RefSeq protein was modified relative to this genomic sequence to represent the inferred CDS: inserted 1 base in 1 codon), which codes for MVIIEDADSLRAQERENIIMNYEKGHRAGLPEDMGPEPVGIYNNIDRFGIVHETELPPATAREAKQMRREITRKSKWMEMLGQWETYKNSKKLIDRVYKGIPMNIRGQVWSVLLNIQEVKSKNPRTYKVMKEKGKRSSEHIHQINVDISKTLRTHIFFRDRYGAKQRELFYILLAYSEYNPEAGYCRDLSHIAALFLLYLPEEDAFWALVQLLASERHSLQGFHSPNGGTVQGLQDHQEHLVPTAQPKTMWSLISLGLTLRLWDVYLLEGEQVLMPMTSIVFKVQRKRLMKTSRSGLWARFRNQFFHTWELDDDSVLKHLRASTKKLTRKQGDLPPRAKPEQGSSAPRPVLASSGRTTLCKGDRQAPPGPPARFQRPIWLVSPPWAPCSSTSCPGGAVREDIYPVGTQGVPSPAPAQGRPQGSWRFLEWNSMPRLPTDLDVGGPWFPHYDFEQSCWVRAISQEDQLATCWQAEHPAEGVRMAFTALSHSVDDTPFAARDEQQCTPTTGPCPCXLYLESSQFPPGF